The genomic region AACTAGGCGAGCTTTACAACAAACTGATGACAGAAACATCAACCGTCGTACCCACGAAGAAAAAAGCTGTTAGTGCGTAATGAGTGGTGCGTGAAGAAGGGTGTGGGGTGTAAGGTGTAGGGTGTAGGGTGTAGAGAATTCTGAATTTTGAATTGCTCCCCCAACTCCCTCAGCTCCCGAGAGCCTCCCCAACTCCCTCAGCTCTCTTCCCCTACTCCCTACTCCCTGCTCCCGGCTCCCTATTCACAGCAACCCGAGGCAGACGGTGCTTAAAGCCGCAGAGGATTTCCCAAGAAATTGTTTTTAAAACTGCTGCCCAATCATCAGCAGTTATTTGTTCTTTGCCTTCTCGTCCGAGGAGAGTGACGACTTCCCCGACTGCTACATCTGGAATTGCCGTCACATCTAGCATTAATTGATCCATAGTAATAGTACCAATTTGGGGGATGCGCCGACCGCAAATCAGAGCCTCCATGCGGTTAGAGAGATTGCGCGGTACGCCATCAGCATAACCAATTCCCACCACAGCCAAGCGGAGTTCGCGATCGCTGACAAAATGATGTCCGTAGCTCACGCCTGTATTGGGGGGGATAGTTTTTACCTGCGTAATTCGCGCTTTGACTTGCAGTACGGGTTTCAACTGGACAGAACTGCTGAGATGAGCTGCTGGGTAGAGTCCATACATTGCTAACCCCACACGTACCAAATCGTAATGTAGATCGGGGCTAGTCAAAGTAGCAGCCGAGTTGGCTAAATGTAGCAATGGGAGAGAAATACCAGCTGCTTGAATTTGGGCGATCGCAGTTTCAAATTGCTGCTGTTGTTGCTGCATTAT from Chroococcidiopsis sp. SAG 2025 harbors:
- the alr gene encoding alanine racemase, which encodes MLSQEQSEKTVFSNDVVGGLRQRAWVEINLDALAHNVRQLKGLLAAKTALMAVVKADAYGHGAVTVAGTALNAGANWLGVATIPEGIELRQAGIDAPILILGATHTPEQLKAIAHWQLQPTLCDPKQALVFSETLAATTGGNLPVHVKLDTGMSRLGPLWEQATEFLQLVNSLPHLQIASIYSHLATAENPDRRIMQQQQQQFETAIAQIQAAGISLPLLHLANSAATLTSPDLHYDLVRVGLAMYGLYPAAHLSSSVQLKPVLQVKARITQVKTIPPNTGVSYGHHFVSDRELRLAVVGIGYADGVPRNLSNRMEALICGRRIPQIGTITMDQLMLDVTAIPDVAVGEVVTLLGREGKEQITADDWAAVLKTISWEILCGFKHRLPRVAVNREPGAGSRE